Proteins encoded in a region of the Streptomyces sp. NBC_01471 genome:
- the cysD gene encoding sulfate adenylyltransferase subunit CysD: MTTASTVTEGTDSPFALSHLDALESEAVHIFREVAGEFERPVILFSGGKDSIVMLHLALKAFAPAAVPFSLLHVDTGHNFPEVLAYRDRVVAEHGLRLHVASVQEYIDAGKLRERPDGLRNPLQTVPLTEGIQQHRFDAVFGGGRRDEEKARAKERVFSLRDEFSQWDPRRQRPELWQLYNGRHAPGEHVRVFPLSNWTELDVWQYIERERIDLPEIYFAHERDVFKRSGMWLTPGEWGGPKDTETVETRLVRYRTVGDMSCTGAVDSDATTLDAVITEIAASRLTERGATRADDKVSEAAMEDRKREGYF, from the coding sequence ATGACGACCGCCTCCACTGTCACCGAAGGCACCGACAGCCCGTTCGCCCTGAGCCACCTGGACGCCCTGGAGTCCGAGGCCGTCCACATCTTCCGCGAGGTCGCGGGCGAGTTCGAGCGGCCGGTGATCCTCTTCTCCGGCGGCAAGGACTCCATCGTCATGCTGCATCTGGCGCTGAAGGCCTTCGCCCCGGCCGCCGTGCCGTTCTCGCTGCTGCACGTCGACACCGGGCACAACTTCCCCGAGGTGCTGGCCTACCGCGACCGCGTGGTGGCCGAGCACGGGCTGCGGCTCCATGTGGCCTCCGTCCAGGAGTACATCGACGCCGGGAAGCTGCGCGAGCGGCCCGACGGACTGCGCAACCCGCTCCAGACGGTCCCGCTGACCGAGGGCATCCAGCAGCACCGCTTCGACGCGGTGTTCGGCGGCGGGCGGCGCGACGAGGAGAAGGCGCGCGCCAAGGAGCGGGTCTTCTCGCTGCGCGACGAGTTCTCCCAGTGGGACCCGCGCCGCCAGCGCCCCGAGCTGTGGCAGCTCTACAACGGCCGCCACGCGCCCGGCGAGCACGTCCGGGTCTTCCCGCTCTCCAACTGGACCGAGCTGGACGTCTGGCAGTACATCGAGCGGGAGCGGATCGACCTCCCGGAGATCTACTTCGCGCACGAGCGTGACGTGTTCAAGCGGTCCGGCATGTGGCTGACCCCCGGCGAGTGGGGCGGGCCCAAGGACACCGAGACCGTCGAGACCCGGCTGGTGCGGTACCGCACCGTCGGCGACATGTCCTGCACCGGCGCCGTCGACTCCGACGCCACCACGCTCGACGCCGTGATCACCGAGATCGCCGCGTCCCGGCTCACCGAGCGGGGCGCGACCCGCGCCGACGACAAGGTGTCCGAGGCCGCGATGGAAGACCGCAAGCGCGAGGGGTACTTCTAA
- a CDS encoding sulfate adenylyltransferase subunit 1, whose product MTTSTDRPADQLSATTLLRFATAGSVDDGKSTLVGRLLHDSKSIFTDQLEAVEQASISRGQETPDLALLTDGLRAEREQGITIDVAYRYFATPRRRFILADTPGHVQYTRNMVTGASTAELAVVLVDARNGVVEQTRRHAAVAALLRVPHVVLAVNKMDLVDYAEPVFAAIAEEFTAYAASLGVPEITAIPISALAGDNVVEPSAHMDWYGGPTVLEHLETVPSSHDLTGCKARFPVQYVIRPQTAEHPDYRGYAGQIASGALRVGEAVTVLPSGRTSTIAGIDVLGQSADIAWAPQSVTVRLTDDLDISRGDLIAPTEHAPVPTQDVLATVCHVADSALSVGQRVLLKHTTRTVKAIVKDIPSRLTLDDLSQHPAPGRLVANDIGRVVIRTAEPLALDAYADSRRTGSFLLIDPADGTTLAAGMAGDAFAVTAQTASETVEAAQEETGWDF is encoded by the coding sequence ATGACCACGTCAACCGACCGGCCGGCCGATCAGCTGTCGGCCACCACGCTGCTGCGCTTCGCCACCGCCGGCTCCGTCGACGACGGCAAGTCCACCCTGGTGGGCAGGCTGCTGCACGACTCCAAGTCGATCTTCACGGACCAGTTGGAGGCCGTCGAGCAGGCCTCGATCAGCCGCGGCCAGGAGACCCCCGACCTGGCGCTGCTCACCGACGGGCTGCGCGCCGAGCGCGAGCAGGGCATCACCATCGATGTCGCCTACCGCTACTTCGCCACGCCCCGGCGCCGGTTCATCCTCGCGGACACGCCGGGCCACGTGCAGTACACGCGGAACATGGTGACCGGCGCCTCCACCGCCGAACTCGCCGTGGTGCTGGTCGACGCGCGGAACGGCGTGGTCGAGCAGACCCGCCGGCACGCCGCCGTCGCCGCGCTCCTGCGGGTGCCCCATGTGGTGCTCGCCGTGAACAAGATGGACCTGGTCGACTACGCCGAGCCGGTGTTCGCCGCCATAGCCGAGGAGTTCACCGCGTACGCGGCCTCGCTCGGTGTCCCGGAGATCACCGCGATCCCGATCTCCGCGCTGGCCGGTGACAATGTGGTGGAGCCCTCCGCCCACATGGACTGGTACGGCGGCCCGACCGTCCTGGAGCACCTGGAGACGGTCCCCTCCAGCCACGATCTCACCGGCTGCAAGGCACGTTTCCCCGTCCAGTACGTCATCCGCCCGCAGACCGCCGAGCACCCCGACTACCGCGGCTACGCGGGCCAGATCGCCTCGGGCGCGCTGCGGGTCGGGGAAGCGGTCACGGTGCTGCCGTCGGGCCGTACGTCGACGATCGCCGGAATCGACGTCCTGGGACAGAGCGCGGACATCGCCTGGGCCCCGCAGTCGGTGACCGTGCGGCTCACCGACGACCTGGACATCTCGCGCGGCGATCTGATCGCACCGACCGAGCACGCCCCGGTGCCGACGCAGGACGTCCTGGCGACCGTCTGCCACGTGGCCGACTCGGCGCTGTCGGTGGGCCAGCGGGTGCTGCTCAAGCACACCACCCGCACGGTCAAGGCGATCGTCAAGGACATCCCGTCCCGGCTGACCCTGGACGACCTGTCGCAGCACCCGGCGCCCGGCCGGCTGGTCGCCAACGACATCGGCCGGGTCGTCATCCGCACCGCCGAGCCGCTGGCGCTCGACGCGTACGCGGACTCCCGCCGCACCGGCTCCTTCCTGCTGATCGACCCGGCCGACGGGACCACGCTGGCCGCCGGGATGGCGGGCGACGCCTTCGCCGTCACCGCGCAGACCGCGTCGGAGACGGTTGAGGCGGCGCAGGAAGAGACCGGGTGGGACTTCTAG